Proteins from a genomic interval of Lolium perenne isolate Kyuss_39 chromosome 1, Kyuss_2.0, whole genome shotgun sequence:
- the LOC127295922 gene encoding protein GRAVITROPIC IN THE LIGHT 1-like, which yields METLMAAEVPQQKSWGLARRLTRLLRRKGSSAGSSVAYSVASDVYDESLDSSMNSLSKLKLSGNMAAAYSLDAFFKSAAGKNGPPRQPPVPVPAADAHAFVASLFAGVSAVKASYAQLQLAQHPYDADAIQQGDAALVAELGKLSDQKRRYVRDPAGAVRDAAAGPAAAALADERRHLIRTYEITARKLEAELRARDAAAERARRELAEELRSARALEERVRPGRTLAALDGLHLSGLSAAHFGAALRHAVKSVRSFARSMLDEMRLAGWDPAAAAAAVHPGVPLRRSGDAVFALESYVALKMFAGFHRRDLGLSCLENRGGYDRRRFFEEFAELQSAPAAARRGALGGFLRDRYSSVVHERMEAASFGRQRGAALTETAWFGEFAEMARRVWLLHCLFFAFDGGASVFQARPGERFSEVYMEGVSDTDGEDGGWTAPAPAGNRVVGFTVVPGFKVGRSVMQCRVYLSRPARHT from the coding sequence ATGGAGACGCTAATGGCGGCCGAGGTGCCGCAGCAGAAGTCGTGGGGGCTAGCGCGGAGGCTGACGAGGCTCCTCCGCCGCAAGGGGTCGTCGGCGGGGTCGAGCGTGGCCTACTCTGTTGCCAGCGACGTCTACGACGAGTCGCTGGACAGCTCCATGAACTCGCTGAGCAAGCTCAAGCTCTCCGGGAACATGGCTGCCGCCTACTCCTTGGACGCGTTCTTCAAGAGCGCGGCGGGGAAGAACGGCCCGCCGCGGCAGCCGCCTGTGCCGGTGCCGGCGGCGGACGCGCACGCGTTCGTCGCGAGCCTGTTCGCCGGAGTGTCCGCCGTGAAGGCGTCGTACGCGCAGCTGCAGCTCGCGCAGCACCCCTACGACGCTGACGCTATACAGCAGGGCGACGCCGCGCTGGTCGCGGAGCTCGGCAAGCTGTCGGACCAGAAGCGGCGGTACGTCAGGGACCCGGCCGGCGCCGTGAGGGACGCGGCGGCGGGCCCCGCGGCGGCCGCGCTGGCGGACGAGCGGCGGCACCTCATCCGGACCTACGAGATCACGGCGCGCAAGCTGGAGGCGGAGCTGCGGGCGCGGGACGCCGCCGCGGAGCGCGCCCGGCGCGAGCTCGCGGAGGAGCTCCGCTCGGCGCGCGCCCTGGAGGAGCGCGTCCGCCCGGGCCGCACCCTCGCGGCGCTCGACGGGCTCCACCTCTCCGGCCTCAGCGCGGCCCACTTCGGCGCCGCGCTGCGCCACGCCGTGAAGTCCGTCCGGTCGTTCGCGAGGTCGATGCTCGACGAAATGCGGCTGGCCGGGTGGGACcccgccgcggcggcggcggcggtgcacCCGGGCGTCCCGCTGCGCCGCTCGGGGGACGCTGTGTTCGCGCTCGAGTCCTACGTCGCGCTGAAGATGTTCGCGGGGTTCCACCGGAGGGACTTGGGTCTGAGCTGCCTGGAAAACCGGGGCGGCTACGACCGGCGCCGCTTCTTCGAGGAGTTCGCGGAGCTCCAGTCGGCTCCGGCGGCCGCGCGGCGGGGCGCGCTCGGCGGGTTCCTGCGGGACAGGTACTCGTCGGTGGTGCACGAGCGGATGGAGGCGGCGTCCTTCGGGAGGCAGCGCGGCGCGGCGTTGACGGAGACCGCGTGGTTCGGAGAGTTCGCGGAGATGGCGCGGCGCGTGTGGCTGCTGCATTGCCTGTTCTTCGCGTTCGACGGCGGCGCGTCCGTCTTCCAGGCGCGGCCCGGGGAGCGGTTCTCGGAGGTGTACATGGAGGGCGTGAGCGACACGGACGGCGAGGACGGTGGCTGGACGGCGCCTGCTCCGGCCGGCAACCGCGTCGTCGGGTTCACCGTGGTGCCGGGGTTCAAAGTCGGGCGGTCGGTGATGCAATGCCGAGTGTACCTCTCGCGGCCGGCGCGGCATACGTGA